Proteins from one Candidatus Effluviviaceae Genus V sp. genomic window:
- a CDS encoding DUF89 family protein, whose product AGDAFRDLFDRADLVIAKGQGNYETLSGVSREVVFLLRVKCPVIARDIGATVGDCLVRAAS is encoded by the coding sequence GGCCGGGGACGCGTTCAGGGACCTCTTCGACAGGGCCGATCTGGTGATCGCGAAGGGGCAGGGGAACTACGAGACGCTGAGCGGCGTGTCGCGCGAGGTCGTCTTCCTGCTGCGGGTCAAGTGCCCGGTCATCGCTCGGGACATCGGGGCCACGGTGGGGGACTGCCTGGTGCGCGCAGCGTCCTAG